A stretch of the Ictidomys tridecemlineatus isolate mIctTri1 chromosome 5, mIctTri1.hap1, whole genome shotgun sequence genome encodes the following:
- the Rps27l gene encoding ribosomal protein eS27-like: MPLARDLLHPSLEEEKKKHKKKRLVQSPNSYFMDVKCPGCYKITTVFSHAQTVVLCVGCSTVLCQPTGGKARLTEGCSFRRKQH; the protein is encoded by the exons ATGCCT TTGGCTAGAGATTTGCTACATCCTTCcttggaagaggaaaagaaaaaacataaaaagaaacgGCTAGTTCAAAGtccaaattcttattttatggaTGTAAAATGTCCag gttgcTACAAGATTACCACAGTTTTTAGCCATGCCCAGACAGTGGTTCTTTGTGTAGGTTGTTCAACAGTGTTGTGCCAGCCTACAGGAGGAAAGGCCAGACTCACAGAAG GTTGTTCATTTAGAAGAAAGCAACACTAA